From a region of the Betta splendens chromosome 5, fBetSpl5.4, whole genome shotgun sequence genome:
- the dip2bb gene encoding disco-interacting protein 2 homolog B-A isoform X3 — MADRGVDLSALPKEVRDQLAELDLELSEGDITQKGYEKKRTKLLAPYIIHTPVEPPPQNAVQRPAPTSSSGHAPAPSSSSRYRERRSRRTHRGGGTRDDRYRSDIHTEAVQAALAKHKEEKMALPMPTKRRSTYVQSPIEARTPPDSSSGSEDDASARRQSSVVAAPPAPNPSLQSPDSWMNHAVQGSSTSSSASSTLSHGDAKPQSQPQPQYKPQYQPLYQPQYQPQEQPSAAAVADVLAHSRIAPSENSAPLPDVTAVAPPARGPRVDLPSNAVVRGMSRGQSRSSMMMETADARGNIQRVPVNSRVSTKIQQLLNTLKRPKRPPLSEFFTDDAEEIVEVPQPDPNTPKPEGRQIIPVKGEPLGVVSNWPPALQAALARWGATQGKSPALTALDITGKPLYTLTYGKLWSRSVKLAYTLLNKLGTKNEQILKPGDRVALVYPNSDPGMFWVAFYGCLLAEVIPVPIEVPLSRKDAGISQVGFLLGSCGVGLALTSEICLKGLPKTPTGEILQFKGWPRLKWVITDSKYLTKPSKDWQPHIPTANTDPAYIEYKASKEGTVMGVAVSKVAMLTHCQALTQACNYCEGETLVNVLDFKKDMGLWHGVLTAVMNRIHTISVPYAVMKACPLSWVQRVHIHKARAALVKCRDLHWAMMSHRDQRDISLASLRMLIVADGANPWSVSSCDAFLNVFQSHGLKPEVICPCATSPEAMTVAIRRPGVPGAPLPARAILSLTGLSHGVIRVNTEDKNSALTVQDVGHVMPGALMCIVRPDGPPQLCKTDEIGEIIINSRAGGNMYYGLSGVTKNTFEVIPVNANGVPIGEIPFVRSGLLGFVGPGSLIFVVGKIEGLLMVSGRRHNADDLVATALAVEPVKTVYRGRIAVFSVTVFYDERVVIVAEQRPDASEEDSFQWMSRVLQAIDSIHQAGLYCLALVPANTLPKTPLGGIHISDTKQFFLDGNLHPCNILMCPHTCVTNLPKPRQKQPVGVGPASVMVGNLVAGKRIAQAAGRDLGMIEDQDLVRKHQYLTEALQWRAQTDPDHVLYVLLNAKGVTVGTATCVQLHKRAEKIAAALTEKGSINTGENVVLLYPPGIDLVAAFYGCLYAGCVPVNVRPPHPQNLAATLPTVRMIIDVSKAACILTTQTLMRTLRSKEAAASVNIKTWPTIIDTDDLPRRRPPQIYKPPTAEMIAYLDFSVSTTGMLTGVKISHAAVSALCRSIKLQCELYSSRQIAICLDPYCGLGFVLWCLASVYSGHQSILIPPFELESCLSLWLSTLSQYRIRDTFCSYSVMELCTKGLGTQTELLKARGVNLSCVRSCVVIAEERPRLALTHSFSKLFKDVGLSPRAVSSAFGSRVNLAICLQGTTGPDPCTVYVDMKSLRHDRVRLVERGAPQSLPLMESGKILPGVRVIIVNPETRGPLGDSHLGEIWVNSPHNASGYYTIYGEESLQADHFNTKLSFGDPQTLWARTGYLGFVKRTELLDASGDRHDALFVVGSLDETLELRGLRYHPIDIETSVSRAHRSIAESAVFTWTNLLVVVAELCGSEQDALDLVPLITNVVLEEHHLIVGVVVIVDPGVIPINSRGEKQRMHLRDSFLADQLDPIYVAYNM, encoded by the exons ATGGCCGACCGCGGCGTTGATCTGTCGGCTCTGCCTAAAGAGGTCAGGGACCAGCTGGCGGAGTTGGACCTGGAGCTGTCCGAAG gTGATATTACACAGAAGGGCTATGAGAAGAAAAGGACCAAACTCCTGGCTCCTTACATTATCCACACTCCAG TGGAGCCCCCTCCTCAGAATGCCGTGCAGCGTCccgctcccacctcctcctcgggCCACGCTCCGGCCCCCTCCAGCTCGTCCAGGTACCGCGAGCGGCGCTCCCGCAGAACACATCGCGGTGGAGGAACCAGGGACGACCGCTACAGATCAG atatCCACACAGAGGCCGTGCAAGCTGCCCTGGCTAAACACAAAGAGGAGAAGATGGCGCTGCCCATGCCCACCAAGCGCCGCTCCACCTACGTCCAGTCCCCCATCGAAGCACGCACGCCGCCAG actcctcctcaggctccGAAGACGACGCGTCCGCGCGCAGGCAGTCGTCGGTGGTGGCCGCCCCGCCCGCGCCCAACCCCAGCCTGCAGAGCCCCGACTCCTGGATGAACCACGCTGTCCAGGgctcgtccacctcctcctccgcctcctccacgcTGTCGCACGGAGACGCCAAACCCCAGAGCCAGCCTCAGCCCCAGTACAAGCCCCAGTACCAGCCCCTCTACCAGCCCCAGTACCAGCCGCAGGAGCAGCCCAGCGCCGCGGCTGTGGCCGACGTGCTGGCTCATAGTCGCATTG CCCCCTCTGAGAACAGTGCCCCCCTTCCAGATGTGACGGCTGTGGCGCCTCCAGCCAGAGGCCCGCGCGTGGACCTGCCCTCCAACGCCGTGGTCCGGGGCATGAGCCGCGGGCAGAGCCGCTCCAGCATGATGATGGAGACCGCGGATG CAAGAGGTAATATCCAAA GAGTTCCTGTGAACAGCCGGGTGTCCACGAAgatccagcagctcctcaacACCCTGAAGAGGCCCAAGAGGCCCCCGCTCAGCGAGTTCTTCACCGACGATGCAGAGGAGATAGTAGAAG TGCCCCAGCCGGATCCCAACACGCCCAAGCCGGAGGGCCGTCAGATCATCCCAGTGAAGGGGGAACCTTTGGGTGTGGTCAGTAACTGGCCCCCAGCCCTGCAGGCAGCGTTGGCCCGTTGGGGGGCCACTCAAGGAAAGAGCCCGGCCCTCACCGCCCTGGACATCACGGGCAAACCGCTGTACACACTCACCTATG ggAAGCTGTGGAGTCGCAGTGTGAAGCTGGCGTACACCCTCCTCAACAAGCTGGGCACCAAGAATGAGCAAATCCTCAAGCCTGGAGACAGG GTGGCGCTGGTGTACCCCAACAGCGATCCCGGTATGTTCTGGGTGGCCTTCTACGGCTGCCTCCTGGCCGAAGTCATCCCCGTACCTATAGAGGTGCCGCTGTCCCGTAAG GACGCTGGTATCAGTCAGGTGGGCTTCCTGCTGGGCAGCTGCGGTGTCGGCCTGGCTCTGACCAGTGAGATCTGTTTGAAGGGTCTGCCCAAGACCCCCACGGGAGAAATCCTGCAGTTTAAAG GTTGGCCTCGGCTAAAGTGGGTGATCACGGACTCTAAATACTTGACCAAGCCTTCCAAAGACTGGCAGCCGCACATCCCCACGGCCAACACCGACCCTGCATACATAGAG TACAAGGCGAGCAAGGAGGGCACGGTGATGGGTGTGGCTGTGTCTAAAGTGGCCATGTTGACCCACTGCCAAGCACTGACCCAGGCCTGCAACTACTGTGAGG GAGAAACTTTGGTGAATGTCCTGGACTTTAAGAAAGACATGGGCCTCTGGCATGGAGTTCTCACG gctGTGATGAACAGGATTCACACTATCAGTGTTCCCTATGCAGTAATGAAGGCTTGTCCTCTCTCCTGGGTGCAGCGAGTCCACATCCACAAAG CTCGCGCAGCTTTGGTGAAGTGCCGCGATCTGCACTGGGCCATGATGTCTCACCGGGACCAGAGAGACATCAGCCTGGCTTCGTTACGTATGCTCATTGTTGCTGATGGTGCTAATCCTT GGTCGGTGTCTTCCTGTGATGCGTTTTTGAATGTTTTCCAGTCCCATGGACTGAAGCCTGAGGTGATCTGTCCCTGTGCCACCTCCCCCGAGGCCATGACAGTCGCTATACGCAG ACCAGGAGTACCGGGCGCACCCCTCCCCGCCCGAGCCATCCTCTCGCTGACCGGCCTGAGCCACGGCGTCATCAGGGTCAACACGGAGGATAAGAATTCTGCCCTGACGGTGCAGGACGTCGGACACGTCATGCCCGGAG CTCTGATGTGCATCGTCAGGCCGGACGGACCTCCCCAGCTGTGTAAAACCGACGAGATAGGAGAGATCATAATCAACTCTCGTGCCGGGGGCAACATGTACTACGGCCTGTCTGGAGTCACAAAAAACACCTTTGAG GTGATACCTGTGAATGCTAATGGCGTCCCCATTGGAGAGATCCCCTTCGTGCGGTCTGGGCTCCTGGGGTTTGTCGGCCCA GGCAGCCTGATCTTCGTGGTGGGGAAGATCGAGGGCCTGCTGATGGTGAGCGGGCGGAGACACAACGCCGATGACCTGGTGGCCACTGCTCTCGCCGTGGAGCCCGTGAAGACCGTGTACCGCGGGAG GATTGCCGTGTTTTCCGTCACCGTATTCTACGACGAGAGGGTTGTGATTGTGGCGGAGCAGCGACCGGACGCCAGCGAGGAGGACAGCTTCCAGTGGATGAGTCGCGTGCTTCAG GCTATCGACAGCATCCATCAGGCGGGCCTCTACTGTCTGGCTCTGGTCCCGGCCAACACCTTGCCCAAAACCCCCCTGGGCGGCATCCACATCTCCGACACCAAGCAGTTCTTCCTCGACGGCAACCTGCATCCGTGCAACATCCTCATGTGTCCCCACACGTGCGTCACCAACCTGCCCAAGCCGCGCCAGAAGCAGCCCG TCGGTGTCGGGCCTGCGTCTGTCATGGTGGGGAATCTGGTGGCGGGGAAGAGGATCGCCCAGGCCGCGGGCCGGGACCTCGGCATGATCGAAGACCAGGATCTCGTGAGGAAG CATCAGTACCTGACGGAGGCTCTACAGTGGCGGGCACAGACAGACCCGGATCATGTCCTGTATGTTCTTCTGAATGCCAAG GGTGTAACAGTAGGAACCGCTACCTGCGTCCAGCTGCACAAGCGAGCAGAGAAGATCGCCGCAGCGCTCACTGAGAAAGGCAGCATCAACACGGGGGAGAACGTGGTGCTGCTCTACCCACCCG GCATCGATCTGGTAGCTGCCTTTTACGGCTGCCTCTACGCCGGGTGCGTTCCTGTAAATGTCAGACCTCCGCACCCTCAGAACCTGGCAGCCACTCTGCCCACCGTCCGCATGATCATTGAT GTCAGCAAAGCAGCGTGTATCCTCACCACTCAAACCCTAATGAGGACCCTACGCTCCAAAGAGGCCGCTGCCTCGGTCAACATTAAAACGTGGCCGACAATCATTGACACGG atGACCTTCCTCGCCGTCGGCCTCCACAGATCTATAAACCGCCCACAGCAGAGATGATAGCTTATCTGGACTTCAGCGTTTCGACTACAGGCATGCTCACCGGGGTCAAG ATCTCTCACGCAGCCGTCAGCGCACTCTGTCGCTCCATAAAGCTTCAGTGTGAACTCTATTCATCTCGCCAAATAGCCATCTGCCTGGATCCTTACTGTGGACTGGGCTTTGTTTTGTGGTGCCTCGCAAG TGTTTACTCAGGTCATCAGTCCATCCTGATTCCTCCCTTTGAGCTGGAGAGCTGcctgtctctgtggctgagcACGCTCAGTCAGTACCGCATCCGAGACACCTTCTGCTCCTACTCTGTGATGGAGCTCTGCACGAAGGGACTGGGAACGCAGACCGAGCTGCTCAAG GCTCGTGGTGTGAATCTGTCATGCGTGCGGAGCTGTGTGGTCATAGCGGAGGAGCGCCCACGCCTGGCCCTGACGCACTCCTTCTCCAAGCTGTTTAAGGACGTGGGGCTCTCGCCCAGAGCTGTGAGCTCAGCTTTTGGCTCCAGGGTGAACCTCGCCATCTGCCTGCAG GGCACCACCGGCCCCGATCCCTGCACGGTGTACGTGGACATGAAGTCCCTCCGCCATGACAG AGTGAGGCTGGTGGAGAGAGGAGCACCTCAGAGTCTCCCTCTAATGGAGTCTGGCAAG atACTGCCGGGGGTACGGGTGATCATCGTTAACCCAGAGACCAGGGGCCCACTAGGTGATTCTCATCTAGGAGAG ATCTGGGTGAACAGCCCTCACAACGCCAGCGGCTACTACACCATCTACGGTGAGGAGAGCCTTCAGGCAGACCACTTCAACACCAAGCTCAGCTTTGGAGACCCACAGACTTTATGGGCCAGAACTGGATACCTGGGCTTTGTGAAGAGGACCGAGCTGTTGGATGCCAGCGGGG ACCGACATGACGCTCTGTTTGTGGTGGGCTCACTAGATGAAACCTTAGAACTACGGGGGCTGCGCTACCACCCCATCGACATTGAAACCTCGGTGTCTCGAGCTCACCGCAGTATTGCTGAGAG TGCTGTGTTTACGTGGACCaacctgctggtggtggttgcgGAGCTGTGCGGTTCAGAGCAGGACGCACTGGACCTGGTGCCGCTGATAACCAACGTGGTTCTGGAGGAACACCACCTCATAGTGGGCGTGGTGGTAATTGTGGACCCGGGGGTCATACCCATCAACTCTAGGGGAGAGAAGCAGCGTATGCACCTCCGTGACTCCTTCCTCGCTGACCAGTTAGATCCCATCTACGTTGCTTATAACATGTAG
- the dip2bb gene encoding disco-interacting protein 2 homolog B-A isoform X1 gives MADRGVDLSALPKEVRDQLAELDLELSEGDITQKGYEKKRTKLLAPYIIHTPVEPPPQNAVQRPAPTSSSGHAPAPSSSSRYRERRSRRTHRGGGTRDDRYRSDIHTEAVQAALAKHKEEKMALPMPTKRRSTYVQSPIEARTPPDSSSGSEDDASARRQSSVVAAPPAPNPSLQSPDSWMNHAVQGSSTSSSASSTLSHGDAKPQSQPQPQYKPQYQPLYQPQYQPQEQPSAAAVADVLAHSRIAPSENSAPLPDVTAVAPPARGPRVDLPSNAVVRGMSRGQSRSSMMMETADARGNIQRVPVNSRVSTKIQQLLNTLKRPKRPPLSEFFTDDAEEIVEVPQPDPNTPKPEGRQIIPVKGEPLGVVSNWPPALQAALARWGATQGKSPALTALDITGKPLYTLTYGKLWSRSVKLAYTLLNKLGTKNEQILKPGDRVALVYPNSDPGMFWVAFYGCLLAEVIPVPIEVPLSRKDAGISQVGFLLGSCGVGLALTSEICLKGLPKTPTGEILQFKGWPRLKWVITDSKYLTKPSKDWQPHIPTANTDPAYIEYKASKEGTVMGVAVSKVAMLTHCQALTQACNYCEGETLVNVLDFKKDMGLWHGVLTAVMNRIHTISVPYAVMKACPLSWVQRVHIHKARAALVKCRDLHWAMMSHRDQRDISLASLRMLIVADGANPWSVSSCDAFLNVFQSHGLKPEVICPCATSPEAMTVAIRRPGVPGAPLPARAILSLTGLSHGVIRVNTEDKNSALTVQDVGHVMPGALMCIVRPDGPPQLCKTDEIGEIIINSRAGGNMYYGLSGVTKNTFEVIPVNANGVPIGEIPFVRSGLLGFVGPGSLIFVVGKIEGLLMVSGRRHNADDLVATALAVEPVKTVYRGRIAVFSVTVFYDERVVIVAEQRPDASEEDSFQWMSRVLQAIDSIHQAGLYCLALVPANTLPKTPLGGIHISDTKQFFLDGNLHPCNILMCPHTCVTNLPKPRQKQPVGVGPASVMVGNLVAGKRIAQAAGRDLGMIEDQDLVRKLCMWPTVMHQYLTEALQWRAQTDPDHVLYVLLNAKGVTVGTATCVQLHKRAEKIAAALTEKGSINTGENVVLLYPPGIDLVAAFYGCLYAGCVPVNVRPPHPQNLAATLPTVRMIIDVSKAACILTTQTLMRTLRSKEAAASVNIKTWPTIIDTDDLPRRRPPQIYKPPTAEMIAYLDFSVSTTGMLTGVKISHAAVSALCRSIKLQCELYSSRQIAICLDPYCGLGFVLWCLASVYSGHQSILIPPFELESCLSLWLSTLSQYRIRDTFCSYSVMELCTKGLGTQTELLKARGVNLSCVRSCVVIAEERPRLALTHSFSKLFKDVGLSPRAVSSAFGSRVNLAICLQGTTGPDPCTVYVDMKSLRHDRVRLVERGAPQSLPLMESGKILPGVRVIIVNPETRGPLGDSHLGEIWVNSPHNASGYYTIYGEESLQADHFNTKLSFGDPQTLWARTGYLGFVKRTELLDASGDRHDALFVVGSLDETLELRGLRYHPIDIETSVSRAHRSIAESAVFTWTNLLVVVAELCGSEQDALDLVPLITNVVLEEHHLIVGVVVIVDPGVIPINSRGEKQRMHLRDSFLADQLDPIYVAYNM, from the exons ATGGCCGACCGCGGCGTTGATCTGTCGGCTCTGCCTAAAGAGGTCAGGGACCAGCTGGCGGAGTTGGACCTGGAGCTGTCCGAAG gTGATATTACACAGAAGGGCTATGAGAAGAAAAGGACCAAACTCCTGGCTCCTTACATTATCCACACTCCAG TGGAGCCCCCTCCTCAGAATGCCGTGCAGCGTCccgctcccacctcctcctcgggCCACGCTCCGGCCCCCTCCAGCTCGTCCAGGTACCGCGAGCGGCGCTCCCGCAGAACACATCGCGGTGGAGGAACCAGGGACGACCGCTACAGATCAG atatCCACACAGAGGCCGTGCAAGCTGCCCTGGCTAAACACAAAGAGGAGAAGATGGCGCTGCCCATGCCCACCAAGCGCCGCTCCACCTACGTCCAGTCCCCCATCGAAGCACGCACGCCGCCAG actcctcctcaggctccGAAGACGACGCGTCCGCGCGCAGGCAGTCGTCGGTGGTGGCCGCCCCGCCCGCGCCCAACCCCAGCCTGCAGAGCCCCGACTCCTGGATGAACCACGCTGTCCAGGgctcgtccacctcctcctccgcctcctccacgcTGTCGCACGGAGACGCCAAACCCCAGAGCCAGCCTCAGCCCCAGTACAAGCCCCAGTACCAGCCCCTCTACCAGCCCCAGTACCAGCCGCAGGAGCAGCCCAGCGCCGCGGCTGTGGCCGACGTGCTGGCTCATAGTCGCATTG CCCCCTCTGAGAACAGTGCCCCCCTTCCAGATGTGACGGCTGTGGCGCCTCCAGCCAGAGGCCCGCGCGTGGACCTGCCCTCCAACGCCGTGGTCCGGGGCATGAGCCGCGGGCAGAGCCGCTCCAGCATGATGATGGAGACCGCGGATG CAAGAGGTAATATCCAAA GAGTTCCTGTGAACAGCCGGGTGTCCACGAAgatccagcagctcctcaacACCCTGAAGAGGCCCAAGAGGCCCCCGCTCAGCGAGTTCTTCACCGACGATGCAGAGGAGATAGTAGAAG TGCCCCAGCCGGATCCCAACACGCCCAAGCCGGAGGGCCGTCAGATCATCCCAGTGAAGGGGGAACCTTTGGGTGTGGTCAGTAACTGGCCCCCAGCCCTGCAGGCAGCGTTGGCCCGTTGGGGGGCCACTCAAGGAAAGAGCCCGGCCCTCACCGCCCTGGACATCACGGGCAAACCGCTGTACACACTCACCTATG ggAAGCTGTGGAGTCGCAGTGTGAAGCTGGCGTACACCCTCCTCAACAAGCTGGGCACCAAGAATGAGCAAATCCTCAAGCCTGGAGACAGG GTGGCGCTGGTGTACCCCAACAGCGATCCCGGTATGTTCTGGGTGGCCTTCTACGGCTGCCTCCTGGCCGAAGTCATCCCCGTACCTATAGAGGTGCCGCTGTCCCGTAAG GACGCTGGTATCAGTCAGGTGGGCTTCCTGCTGGGCAGCTGCGGTGTCGGCCTGGCTCTGACCAGTGAGATCTGTTTGAAGGGTCTGCCCAAGACCCCCACGGGAGAAATCCTGCAGTTTAAAG GTTGGCCTCGGCTAAAGTGGGTGATCACGGACTCTAAATACTTGACCAAGCCTTCCAAAGACTGGCAGCCGCACATCCCCACGGCCAACACCGACCCTGCATACATAGAG TACAAGGCGAGCAAGGAGGGCACGGTGATGGGTGTGGCTGTGTCTAAAGTGGCCATGTTGACCCACTGCCAAGCACTGACCCAGGCCTGCAACTACTGTGAGG GAGAAACTTTGGTGAATGTCCTGGACTTTAAGAAAGACATGGGCCTCTGGCATGGAGTTCTCACG gctGTGATGAACAGGATTCACACTATCAGTGTTCCCTATGCAGTAATGAAGGCTTGTCCTCTCTCCTGGGTGCAGCGAGTCCACATCCACAAAG CTCGCGCAGCTTTGGTGAAGTGCCGCGATCTGCACTGGGCCATGATGTCTCACCGGGACCAGAGAGACATCAGCCTGGCTTCGTTACGTATGCTCATTGTTGCTGATGGTGCTAATCCTT GGTCGGTGTCTTCCTGTGATGCGTTTTTGAATGTTTTCCAGTCCCATGGACTGAAGCCTGAGGTGATCTGTCCCTGTGCCACCTCCCCCGAGGCCATGACAGTCGCTATACGCAG ACCAGGAGTACCGGGCGCACCCCTCCCCGCCCGAGCCATCCTCTCGCTGACCGGCCTGAGCCACGGCGTCATCAGGGTCAACACGGAGGATAAGAATTCTGCCCTGACGGTGCAGGACGTCGGACACGTCATGCCCGGAG CTCTGATGTGCATCGTCAGGCCGGACGGACCTCCCCAGCTGTGTAAAACCGACGAGATAGGAGAGATCATAATCAACTCTCGTGCCGGGGGCAACATGTACTACGGCCTGTCTGGAGTCACAAAAAACACCTTTGAG GTGATACCTGTGAATGCTAATGGCGTCCCCATTGGAGAGATCCCCTTCGTGCGGTCTGGGCTCCTGGGGTTTGTCGGCCCA GGCAGCCTGATCTTCGTGGTGGGGAAGATCGAGGGCCTGCTGATGGTGAGCGGGCGGAGACACAACGCCGATGACCTGGTGGCCACTGCTCTCGCCGTGGAGCCCGTGAAGACCGTGTACCGCGGGAG GATTGCCGTGTTTTCCGTCACCGTATTCTACGACGAGAGGGTTGTGATTGTGGCGGAGCAGCGACCGGACGCCAGCGAGGAGGACAGCTTCCAGTGGATGAGTCGCGTGCTTCAG GCTATCGACAGCATCCATCAGGCGGGCCTCTACTGTCTGGCTCTGGTCCCGGCCAACACCTTGCCCAAAACCCCCCTGGGCGGCATCCACATCTCCGACACCAAGCAGTTCTTCCTCGACGGCAACCTGCATCCGTGCAACATCCTCATGTGTCCCCACACGTGCGTCACCAACCTGCCCAAGCCGCGCCAGAAGCAGCCCG TCGGTGTCGGGCCTGCGTCTGTCATGGTGGGGAATCTGGTGGCGGGGAAGAGGATCGCCCAGGCCGCGGGCCGGGACCTCGGCATGATCGAAGACCAGGATCTCGTGAGGAAG CTCTGTATGTGGCCCACTGTGATG CATCAGTACCTGACGGAGGCTCTACAGTGGCGGGCACAGACAGACCCGGATCATGTCCTGTATGTTCTTCTGAATGCCAAG GGTGTAACAGTAGGAACCGCTACCTGCGTCCAGCTGCACAAGCGAGCAGAGAAGATCGCCGCAGCGCTCACTGAGAAAGGCAGCATCAACACGGGGGAGAACGTGGTGCTGCTCTACCCACCCG GCATCGATCTGGTAGCTGCCTTTTACGGCTGCCTCTACGCCGGGTGCGTTCCTGTAAATGTCAGACCTCCGCACCCTCAGAACCTGGCAGCCACTCTGCCCACCGTCCGCATGATCATTGAT GTCAGCAAAGCAGCGTGTATCCTCACCACTCAAACCCTAATGAGGACCCTACGCTCCAAAGAGGCCGCTGCCTCGGTCAACATTAAAACGTGGCCGACAATCATTGACACGG atGACCTTCCTCGCCGTCGGCCTCCACAGATCTATAAACCGCCCACAGCAGAGATGATAGCTTATCTGGACTTCAGCGTTTCGACTACAGGCATGCTCACCGGGGTCAAG ATCTCTCACGCAGCCGTCAGCGCACTCTGTCGCTCCATAAAGCTTCAGTGTGAACTCTATTCATCTCGCCAAATAGCCATCTGCCTGGATCCTTACTGTGGACTGGGCTTTGTTTTGTGGTGCCTCGCAAG TGTTTACTCAGGTCATCAGTCCATCCTGATTCCTCCCTTTGAGCTGGAGAGCTGcctgtctctgtggctgagcACGCTCAGTCAGTACCGCATCCGAGACACCTTCTGCTCCTACTCTGTGATGGAGCTCTGCACGAAGGGACTGGGAACGCAGACCGAGCTGCTCAAG GCTCGTGGTGTGAATCTGTCATGCGTGCGGAGCTGTGTGGTCATAGCGGAGGAGCGCCCACGCCTGGCCCTGACGCACTCCTTCTCCAAGCTGTTTAAGGACGTGGGGCTCTCGCCCAGAGCTGTGAGCTCAGCTTTTGGCTCCAGGGTGAACCTCGCCATCTGCCTGCAG GGCACCACCGGCCCCGATCCCTGCACGGTGTACGTGGACATGAAGTCCCTCCGCCATGACAG AGTGAGGCTGGTGGAGAGAGGAGCACCTCAGAGTCTCCCTCTAATGGAGTCTGGCAAG atACTGCCGGGGGTACGGGTGATCATCGTTAACCCAGAGACCAGGGGCCCACTAGGTGATTCTCATCTAGGAGAG ATCTGGGTGAACAGCCCTCACAACGCCAGCGGCTACTACACCATCTACGGTGAGGAGAGCCTTCAGGCAGACCACTTCAACACCAAGCTCAGCTTTGGAGACCCACAGACTTTATGGGCCAGAACTGGATACCTGGGCTTTGTGAAGAGGACCGAGCTGTTGGATGCCAGCGGGG ACCGACATGACGCTCTGTTTGTGGTGGGCTCACTAGATGAAACCTTAGAACTACGGGGGCTGCGCTACCACCCCATCGACATTGAAACCTCGGTGTCTCGAGCTCACCGCAGTATTGCTGAGAG TGCTGTGTTTACGTGGACCaacctgctggtggtggttgcgGAGCTGTGCGGTTCAGAGCAGGACGCACTGGACCTGGTGCCGCTGATAACCAACGTGGTTCTGGAGGAACACCACCTCATAGTGGGCGTGGTGGTAATTGTGGACCCGGGGGTCATACCCATCAACTCTAGGGGAGAGAAGCAGCGTATGCACCTCCGTGACTCCTTCCTCGCTGACCAGTTAGATCCCATCTACGTTGCTTATAACATGTAG